A window of Ranitomeya variabilis isolate aRanVar5 chromosome 2, aRanVar5.hap1, whole genome shotgun sequence contains these coding sequences:
- the LOC143808962 gene encoding uncharacterized protein LOC143808962, with protein MDQVVSRRLWAEVAKSLWDGFDSASAKAKGNFMKKLRTRWRSMKDRFNKGIRAAEEQARSGAAASKSVPYKYNRALQFLRPVLTRRQTHSSTLERARPAGADLHESPSDPSQPSHSDSRLAPPSG; from the exons atggaccaggtggtgtcgaggcgtttgtgggcagaggtggcaaagtcgctgtgggatggctttgacagtgcctcagcgaaggccaaaggcaacttta tgaaaaagttgaggaccagatggcgatccatgaaggaccgtttcaataaggggatccgtgctgcggaggagcaagctcggagtggtgctgctgcgtccaagtcggtgccctataaatataacagggcactccagttcctaagaccggtccttacccgccgaca gacacacagcagcaccctcgagcgagctcgccccgcaggagcggaccttcatgaatcgccatctgacccgtcacagccctcccacagcgacagcaggcttgcaccaccatctggataa